The genomic DNA CCCTCGGCGCAGCCTTCCTTGGTGCCGGTCAGAGCGGCGGGGCCGCGCAGCCAGTCGAGCAGCGTGGTGGTGGGCGGGAGCTCCGGCGGCAGGTGCCGCGGCTCGTCGTTCAGGTGGAAGGCGATATGGGCCGGCATGGGGCGGAGCCTAGCAAGCCGGATGCCGTGGCTGCCATGGCGGGAATCGCAGGATGCGGCCGCGCAGAAGCAAAGGCGAGGAGACGCGGCCTGTCATGGAACGGACACTCGCCGCGCGACGGCGCCGGGCTTAGTGCGGGCGGCATGACATCCCCGGATTCCCCGCGCCGCGCCGGCATGCGCCACCGGCCCGCATGATCCCGCCGCTTCAGGAAGGGGGCGACCGCACCCATGGCCGTGTCTGGGCGCTGGACATGCCCGGCTGGCGCTGGACCCACTACGACCTGGTGACGCCCGCGGCCTTTCCCGCGATCCAGGCGGAGGGATGGGGGGAGGATGTCCTCGCCCTGATGCGCGACAAGGACGAGACACCACGCCTGCAATCGCGGGACGGGCTCGTCATGGGAATCCTGCCGGACTTCCCGCACCAGGCCGGGCTCGAATCGCGGGAGGCGGCGAACTGGCGCTTCGCCATGCGGCAGGATCGCATCGTCACGGGGCGGCGGAGTTCCGTGGAGGGGCTTTATCACGCCTGGCAGGCGGCCCGCGACGGGCATGCGCCGCAGAGCCCCGCGGGGCTGGTGGACCTCGTGCTCGCGCATTTCGCGTCGGGGGTGGCGAAGCGCGCCGCGGCCCTCGACGACGAGGCGCGGCGGATCGAGGACGACCTGCTGTCCGACGAGCCGAAGCGGGGGCTGGACGAAAGCGGGCGTCGGCTGGGGGTGGTGCGGCGCGATGCGACCCGGCTGGTCCGCCTGGTCGCGCCGGTGGTGCGGCTGCTGCGGGAGGAAGAGGAGGAGCTTCCGGACTGGGCGGCCGAGCGGAGCCACGAGACGGCAAGGCGGCGCATCCTTTCGGCGCTGGACGACCTGCGGGCGCTGCAGGAACACGGGCGGGCCCTGCAGGACGAGCTTTCCGCGCGGCAGGCGACGGAAACGAACCGCAACGTCAACACCCTGTCGGTGATCACCGCCGTACTGCTGCCGCCGAGCCTGGTGGCGGGCTTCTTCGGGATGAACACGGGCGGCATGGCGCTGGCCGAGCCGGAGAACGGCACGCTCTGGGCCGGGGGGCTGATGCTGGGTTCGGTGGCGGTCACGCTGCTGTTGCTGAGGCTGCGGCGGATCATCTGATCCGGACGGCGGCAGGTGGCGGTCAGGGCTCGTCCCGGCCGAGCAGGGCCTCGTCGATCTGTTCCA from Roseomonas gilardii includes the following:
- a CDS encoding CorA family divalent cation transporter, whose amino-acid sequence is MIPPLQEGGDRTHGRVWALDMPGWRWTHYDLVTPAAFPAIQAEGWGEDVLALMRDKDETPRLQSRDGLVMGILPDFPHQAGLESREAANWRFAMRQDRIVTGRRSSVEGLYHAWQAARDGHAPQSPAGLVDLVLAHFASGVAKRAAALDDEARRIEDDLLSDEPKRGLDESGRRLGVVRRDATRLVRLVAPVVRLLREEEEELPDWAAERSHETARRRILSALDDLRALQEHGRALQDELSARQATETNRNVNTLSVITAVLLPPSLVAGFFGMNTGGMALAEPENGTLWAGGLMLGSVAVTLLLLRLRRII